The genomic interval AGGTTGAAGACCCCGACCCCGTTGCCGTCCCGGCGCACGACCTGGGCGAGGTCCCGGGCCGGGTCGAAGCCGCACTTCTGCTCGCGGCAGGCGGCGCGCAGCACCTGCCCGGAGTGGCCGAACGCCGCCTCGTACAGCACACCGGCGCCCTCAGGCGGGACGACGGAGTCGAGCACGAGCCGGCGCACGCGCCCGGGGTGGGTGAGGGCGTACCGGGCGGCGGTGAACGTACCGTACGAGACGCCGTCGACGGTCCAGTCCGGCACGCCGAGGGCGCGGCGCAGGTCCTCCAGGTCGGCGACCGTGTCGGCGGTGGTGTAGAAGTTCCGCGTCCGGCCCAGGCCTTCGGCGCAGGAGGTGACGGCGGTGGGGGTGGGAACGACGGTGTCGCTGCTGCCGACCTCCTTCTGCAGGACGGGGCAGTCGATCGCCCCGCCGCCGGTCCCCCGCTGGTCGACCATCACGAGCCGGTACCCGGCCAGGGCGGCGGGCATCCGGGTCCGGATCTTCGCCACGAACGGGACGCCGGGCTGGCCCGGTCCTCCGGTCAGGAAGAGCAGCGTCCCGCGCGGGGCGTCGGCCTTCCCGTAGATCGCGGTCCGGAGGGTGAGGGTCGCCGGGGCCGGGACGGCGTGGTCTCCGTCGCGAGTTCGGCCTCCGTCGGGAGCTCGGCCCCCGTCGCGCGCTCCGTCGCGGTCCCGGCCTCGGTCTCGGTCTCGGTCTCGATCGAGCGGCACCTTCAGATCGGCGCAGGTCACGTCGGGTTGTCCGGGGCAGGGACGGTGACCGGTCAGCCTGGACGCGCCGGGTGGCGGACCGTCGGCGGGTCGGCCGGCGGATTGGCCCGCGGTCCGGCTCGCGGCGGGGCCCGAGCCCGGCGCGCCGCTCGCGCACGCCGTGGCCGTCAGTACGGCCGCCATGACCGTGGCCGCTCTGAAGAGGAAGGACATGGTCGCGCTCCCCTAGTCGAGGAATCGAACCGCTCGGACCCGGCCTGCTCGGCCGGCACGGCCATCGTGCCGGACTCGGGGCGGGATCCCGCCCGTCCGCGCCGACCTGTCCGGAAACGGGTACGACGCGGAGCAGGGCCGGGCGGCAGGCGGCGGCCCGGCAGCCGGACGATCAGGTGCTCAAGCGCTCAGGCACTCAGGCACTCAGGCACTCAGGGTGCTCAAGCGCTCAGGCACTCAGGCGCTCAGGGTGCTCAGGCGCTCAGCCGACCGCCGCCGTCCGTGGTGCGGCCCGGTCCAGCATGTCGAGGGTGGCGTCCGCCATGCCCGTGACCACCGGGTCGTGGGTGGCGACGACGGTGACGCAGCCGTACTGCC from Streptomyces showdoensis carries:
- a CDS encoding alpha/beta fold hydrolase — translated: MSFLFRAATVMAAVLTATACASGAPGSGPAASRTAGQSAGRPADGPPPGASRLTGHRPCPGQPDVTCADLKVPLDRDRDRDRGRDRDGARDGGRAPDGGRTRDGDHAVPAPATLTLRTAIYGKADAPRGTLLFLTGGPGQPGVPFVAKIRTRMPAALAGYRLVMVDQRGTGGGAIDCPVLQKEVGSSDTVVPTPTAVTSCAEGLGRTRNFYTTADTVADLEDLRRALGVPDWTVDGVSYGTFTAARYALTHPGRVRRLVLDSVVPPEGAGVLYEAAFGHSGQVLRAACREQKCGFDPARDLAQVVRRDGNGVGVFNLLVIASIIDPKLDNPDFGILNALHSSAGGDPARLDGLVAGFSAPSDEPPEDFSSGLHAATLCADSHWPWGDSSTPVAGRRKALDRAVRRIDPAAVWPFERRTAGEQGIPQTCLPWPVSRPNRPAPGRTLTMPVLLLAGDRDLSTPVAWARDLAARTPKARLVVIEGAGHSTQSRSAAGARAAEEFLLSRDG